The Oenanthe melanoleuca isolate GR-GAL-2019-014 chromosome 1A, OMel1.0, whole genome shotgun sequence genome contains a region encoding:
- the SMIM45 gene encoding protein SMIM45, translating to MPHFLDWFVPVYLMISILILVGFGACIYYFEPGLQEAHKWRTQRPIMERDLRKTLMIRDNLAFGVPEV from the coding sequence ATGCCCCACTTCTTGGATTGGTTTGTGCCCGTGTATCTGATGATCTCCATACTCATCCTGGTGGGCTTTGGAGCTTGCATTTACTACTTTGAACCAGGACTCCAGGAAGCCCACAAGTGGCGAACACAGAGGCCAATCATGGAGCGAGACCTTCGGAAGACACTGATGATTCGGGACAACCTGGCCTTTGGGGTGCCTGAGGTCTGA
- the SEPTIN3 gene encoding neuronal-specific septin-3 isoform X1 produces MFKGPVESKNEAAMSELVPEPRQKPVVPMKPMGINASLLGYIGIDTIIEQMRKKTMKTGFDFNIMVVGQSGLGKSTLVNTLFKSQVSRKSSGWNREEKIPKTVEIKAIGHVIEEGGVKMKLTVIDTPGFGDQINNENCWEPIEKYINEQYEKFLKEEVNIARKKRIPDTRVHCCLYFISPTGHSLRPLDLEFMKHLSKVVNIIPVIAKADTMTLEEKTEFKQRVRKELEVNGIEFYPQKEFDEDLEDKTENDKIRQESMPFAVVGSDKEYQVNGKRVLGRKTPWGIIEVENLNHCEFALLRDFVIRTHLQDLKEVTHNIHYETYRAKRLNDNGGLPPMTVETEENHESNL; encoded by the exons ATGTTCAAAG GACCAGTGGAGAGCAAAAACGAAGCAGCCATGTCTGAGCTTGTCCCAGAGCCACGACAAAAGCCAGTCGTACCAATGAAACCCATGGGCATCAACGCCAGCTTGCTGGGCTACATCGGTATCGACACCATCATCGAGCAGATGCGCAAGAAAACCATGAAGACGGGTTTTGACTTCAACATCATGGTTGTAG GTCAGAGCGGACTGGGAAAGTCAACATTGGTAAATACCCTCTTCAAATCCCAGGTGAGCCGCAAATCTTCAGGCTGGAACCGGGAGGAGAAGATCCCCAAGACAGTGGAGATCAAAGCCATTGGGCATG TCATTGAAGAAGGTGGTGTCAAAATGAAGCTGACAGTGATTGACACACCAGGATTTGGGGACCAGATCAACAATGAGAACTG CTGGGAACCTATTGAGAAATACATCAACGAGCAATATGAAAAGTTTTTGAAAGAGGAGGTGAATATTGCAAGAAAGAAACGAATTCCAGACACGCGTGTGCACTGCTGCCTGTACTTCATCTCCCCTACGGGCCACTC CTTGCGGCCTTTGGACCTGGAGTTCATGAAACATCTCAGCAAGGTAGTGAACATCATCCCAGTTATCGCTAAGGCTGACACCATGACCTTGGAGGAGAAGACTGAATTCAAACAAAGA GTGCGCAAGGAACTAGAAGTAAATGGGATCGAGTTTTATCCCCAGAAAGAATTTGATGAGGACTTGGAGGATAAAACAGAGAACGACAAAATCAGG CAGGAAAGCATGCCCTTTGCAGTAGTGGGCAGTGACAAGGAGTACCAAGTGAATGGCAAAAGAGTCCTGGGCAGGAAAACACCTTGGGGAATCATTGAAG tgGAAAACCTCAATCACTGTGAATTTGCCCTACTTCGAGATTTTGTCATCAG GACCCACCTTCAGGACCTAAAAGAAGTGACCCACAACATCCACTATGAGACCTACAGGGCCAAACGGCTGAATGACAATGGAGGGCTGCCCCCCATGACTGTGGAGACAGAGGAAAACCACGAAAGTAACCTGTGA
- the SEPTIN3 gene encoding neuronal-specific septin-3 isoform X2, with product MFKGPVESKNEAAMSELVPEPRQKPVVPMKPMGINASLLGYIGIDTIIEQMRKKTMKTGFDFNIMVVGQSGLGKSTLVNTLFKSQVSRKSSGWNREEKIPKTVEIKAIGHVIEEGGVKMKLTVIDTPGFGDQINNENCWEPIEKYINEQYEKFLKEEVNIARKKRIPDTRVHCCLYFISPTGHSLRPLDLEFMKHLSKVVNIIPVIAKADTMTLEEKTEFKQRVRKELEVNGIEFYPQKEFDEDLEDKTENDKIRESMPFAVVGSDKEYQVNGKRVLGRKTPWGIIEVENLNHCEFALLRDFVIRTHLQDLKEVTHNIHYETYRAKRLNDNGGLPPMTVETEENHESNL from the exons ATGTTCAAAG GACCAGTGGAGAGCAAAAACGAAGCAGCCATGTCTGAGCTTGTCCCAGAGCCACGACAAAAGCCAGTCGTACCAATGAAACCCATGGGCATCAACGCCAGCTTGCTGGGCTACATCGGTATCGACACCATCATCGAGCAGATGCGCAAGAAAACCATGAAGACGGGTTTTGACTTCAACATCATGGTTGTAG GTCAGAGCGGACTGGGAAAGTCAACATTGGTAAATACCCTCTTCAAATCCCAGGTGAGCCGCAAATCTTCAGGCTGGAACCGGGAGGAGAAGATCCCCAAGACAGTGGAGATCAAAGCCATTGGGCATG TCATTGAAGAAGGTGGTGTCAAAATGAAGCTGACAGTGATTGACACACCAGGATTTGGGGACCAGATCAACAATGAGAACTG CTGGGAACCTATTGAGAAATACATCAACGAGCAATATGAAAAGTTTTTGAAAGAGGAGGTGAATATTGCAAGAAAGAAACGAATTCCAGACACGCGTGTGCACTGCTGCCTGTACTTCATCTCCCCTACGGGCCACTC CTTGCGGCCTTTGGACCTGGAGTTCATGAAACATCTCAGCAAGGTAGTGAACATCATCCCAGTTATCGCTAAGGCTGACACCATGACCTTGGAGGAGAAGACTGAATTCAAACAAAGA GTGCGCAAGGAACTAGAAGTAAATGGGATCGAGTTTTATCCCCAGAAAGAATTTGATGAGGACTTGGAGGATAAAACAGAGAACGACAAAATCAGG GAAAGCATGCCCTTTGCAGTAGTGGGCAGTGACAAGGAGTACCAAGTGAATGGCAAAAGAGTCCTGGGCAGGAAAACACCTTGGGGAATCATTGAAG tgGAAAACCTCAATCACTGTGAATTTGCCCTACTTCGAGATTTTGTCATCAG GACCCACCTTCAGGACCTAAAAGAAGTGACCCACAACATCCACTATGAGACCTACAGGGCCAAACGGCTGAATGACAATGGAGGGCTGCCCCCCATGACTGTGGAGACAGAGGAAAACCACGAAAGTAACCTGTGA
- the WBP2NL gene encoding postacrosomal sheath WW domain-binding protein: protein MALNRHHSQEGGVVIPNAESVLKQCKDVELSFSDVTGKPEIFKGTKKGMLYLTPYRMIFVSKGKDPMLSFMMPFYLVKGCSIEQPVFSANYIKGQIQAEAGGGWEGQGTFKLTFNSGGAIEFGQLMLKAASSASSGVPLQNPGYGYTPVPGGYPPAPGGYSPVPGGYAAPAPPNGSYPYAPPPVNAYGPAPQPMGYPYAQTPGIYPPLPNMNPMYMPPPPPYSGAPPAGSSAPSAPPAWVAPGMPGGSKAMEAASSAYYNPANPHNVYMPMDQPPPYTPPEDKKNN, encoded by the exons ATGGCGCTGAACAGGCACCACTCGCAGGAAGGAGGTGTCGTCATCCCCAATGCCGAGAG TGTCCTCAAGCAGTGTAAAGATGTGGAGCTCTCCTTCAGTGATGTGACAGGCAAACCTGAAATCTTCAAAGGCACCAAGAAAGGAATGCTGTATCTCACCCCTTACAGG ATGATCTTTGTGTCCAAGGGCAAGGATCCTATGCTGTCTTTCATGATGCCATTCTATTTGGTGAAAGGATGCTCAATCGAGCAGCCTGTTTTCTCTGCCAATTACATCAAAGGACAGatccaggctgaggctggag GtggctgggaagggcaggggacATTTAAACTGACTTTCAACAGTGGAGGAGCCATTGAGTTTGGACAGCTGATGTTGAAAGCTGCTTCTAGTG CTTCCAGTGGCGTCCCTCTGCAGAACCCTGGCTATGGATACACCCCTGTTCCTGGAGGATACCCTCCTGCCCCCGGGGGCTACTCCCCTGTGCCGGGAGGCTACGCTGCCCCTGCACCACCCAACGGCTCTTACCCCTATGCACCACCTCCAGTGAATGCCTACGGACCTGCTCCACAGCCCATGGGGTATCCCTACGCCCAGACTCCAG GTATTTACCCACCACTTCCGAACATGAACCCCATGTACATGCCACCTCCACCACCCTATTCTGGGGCACCTCCTGCAGGATCCTCAGCCccctcagctcccccagcctgggtGGCACCAGGAATGCCAG gAGGCAGTAAGGCCATGGAAGCTGCTTCCAGTGCATATTACAACCCTGCCAACCCACACAATGTGTACATGCCCATG GATCAGCCACCTCCTTATACACCTCCTGAGGATAAGAAGAACAACTAA